The following coding sequences lie in one Streptomyces sp. NBC_00510 genomic window:
- a CDS encoding YciI family protein → MEFFCYHRDRPDSLTLRQELLEQHWSYMDQYEKEMIARGPTLTAEDGEPTGSVHIVDLPNAAAARAFAFDEPGYQAGVYRDVLVRRWRNLLGRTMWDFPGGRTGGNRYLVLGLGTGRGADLVVPPTRDDLIAYGPLLSDDGSTWLGTAALVRAPDGDAARAVLTPDAYAGIEVHNWQFGGRS, encoded by the coding sequence ATGGAGTTCTTCTGCTACCACCGTGACCGGCCCGATTCGCTGACGCTGCGTCAAGAGCTGCTGGAGCAGCACTGGTCGTACATGGACCAGTACGAGAAGGAGATGATCGCCCGCGGCCCGACCCTCACCGCCGAGGACGGCGAGCCCACCGGCAGCGTGCACATAGTCGACCTGCCGAACGCTGCCGCTGCCCGCGCGTTCGCCTTCGACGAGCCCGGCTACCAGGCGGGCGTGTACCGGGACGTGCTGGTGCGCCGGTGGCGCAACCTGCTGGGGCGCACCATGTGGGACTTCCCCGGTGGCCGTACCGGCGGCAACCGGTACCTGGTGCTCGGCCTCGGGACGGGCCGGGGAGCCGACCTCGTCGTGCCGCCCACGCGGGACGACCTGATCGCGTACGGGCCCCTGCTGTCCGACGACGGCAGCACGTGGCTCGGGACGGCGGCACTGGTCCGGGCACCGGACGGGGACGCCGCGCGCGCTGTCCTGACCCCCGACGCGTACGCCGGGATCGAGGTCCACAACTGGCAGTTCGGCGGCAGGTCGTGA
- a CDS encoding alpha/beta hydrolase, with amino-acid sequence MTTDLSTGSLRVNGATLHYEVRGRGPLLLLIAGGTGGAATFDDIADDLAAAYTVATYDPRGMSRSTLDDPDAEQHVAEHADDALHLLDLLSPDEPARVFGASSGAITALHLLTTHPERVARLVAHEPPVVDVLPDAPEHRALVARVRDTFRAQGLKAAMAAFAEGMRKDDDTTDPKPEVKLPPRAAARVERTMGNLPLFVGRIVPAFMSYAPDTGRLKALSDRVVLAAGQDSRGELPHRAAASLAEHLGTELRYFPGSHIGLTTHPTEFGKHLREALGTQ; translated from the coding sequence ATGACGACCGACCTCTCCACCGGCAGCCTGCGCGTGAACGGCGCGACCCTGCACTACGAAGTCCGCGGCCGGGGCCCCCTCCTGCTCCTGATCGCGGGAGGAACCGGCGGCGCCGCGACCTTCGACGACATCGCCGACGACCTGGCCGCCGCGTACACGGTCGCGACCTACGACCCGCGCGGCATGTCCCGCAGCACCCTCGACGACCCCGACGCGGAACAGCACGTCGCCGAACACGCCGACGACGCACTCCACCTCCTCGACCTGCTCTCGCCCGACGAACCCGCCCGCGTCTTCGGCGCCAGCTCGGGCGCGATCACCGCCCTCCACCTGCTCACCACCCACCCCGAACGCGTCGCACGCCTCGTCGCACACGAACCGCCGGTCGTGGACGTCCTCCCCGACGCCCCCGAACACCGCGCACTCGTCGCCCGCGTGCGGGACACCTTCCGCGCCCAAGGGCTCAAGGCGGCGATGGCCGCGTTCGCCGAGGGCATGAGGAAGGACGACGACACCACCGACCCGAAGCCCGAGGTCAAGCTGCCGCCACGAGCGGCGGCGCGGGTCGAGCGGACCATGGGCAACCTGCCCCTCTTCGTCGGCCGCATCGTGCCCGCCTTCATGTCCTACGCCCCCGACACCGGCCGCCTCAAGGCGCTGTCGGACCGGGTCGTGCTCGCCGCCGGCCAGGACTCGCGCGGCGAGCTCCCCCACCGCGCGGCGGCCTCCCTGGCCGAGCACCTCGGCACGGAACTCCGGTACTTCCCCGGCAGCCACATCGGCCTGACGACACACCCCACCGAGTTCGGTAAGCACCTCCGCGAGGCCCTCGGCACCCAGTAG
- a CDS encoding helix-turn-helix domain-containing protein, translating into MIEAFCTDIQPPAERAEYWRDAVRRAFTRLEIRTEGTAELHGAIRQASVAGVQAGFLEASPQRMARTAPLIAADGDGSLIVSLQHAGGSVAAQDGRETLVAAGEFVILDSRRPYVLDFAGPVQQHVATVPRQLLDLPDSLLRLATGRTYSPGHGIGGILASYVDGLVTTTEHCICAQDAKRFLRQGIVDVLTALVALEGSSGEQAAVERALLQRVRAYVRAHLDDPALSPASVAIAHHISVRYLYQLFQDEPMTVGRWIQRLRLEACRRDLVRPELAGQTVAAIAHRWGFASHAHFSRTFRAVYGLSPAEWRQAGALQVAPLQAAGLPQQTDR; encoded by the coding sequence GTGATCGAAGCATTCTGCACAGACATCCAACCGCCCGCCGAGCGGGCCGAGTACTGGAGGGACGCCGTACGCAGGGCGTTCACCCGGCTGGAGATCCGCACCGAGGGGACGGCCGAGCTCCACGGGGCGATACGCCAGGCCTCCGTCGCCGGCGTCCAGGCCGGCTTCCTCGAAGCGAGCCCGCAACGGATGGCACGTACCGCGCCGCTCATCGCCGCCGACGGCGACGGCTCGCTCATCGTGAGCCTGCAACACGCCGGCGGCAGCGTCGCGGCCCAGGACGGCCGGGAGACGCTGGTGGCCGCCGGTGAATTCGTCATCCTCGACAGCCGCAGGCCGTACGTCCTGGACTTCGCCGGCCCCGTCCAGCAGCACGTGGCCACGGTCCCGCGCCAGCTGCTGGACCTCCCCGACTCGCTCCTGCGCCTGGCCACCGGCCGGACCTATTCCCCCGGCCACGGGATCGGCGGGATCCTCGCCTCATACGTCGACGGGCTCGTGACGACGACGGAACACTGCATCTGCGCACAGGACGCGAAGCGGTTCCTGCGGCAGGGCATCGTCGACGTGCTCACCGCCCTGGTCGCCCTGGAGGGCTCCTCAGGGGAGCAGGCCGCGGTGGAGCGGGCCCTGCTGCAGCGCGTCCGTGCGTACGTCCGCGCCCACCTGGACGATCCCGCGCTCTCCCCGGCGTCGGTCGCGATCGCGCACCACATCTCCGTCCGCTACCTGTACCAGCTCTTCCAGGACGAGCCCATGACCGTCGGCCGCTGGATCCAGCGCCTGAGGCTGGAAGCCTGCCGCAGGGACCTCGTACGGCCGGAGCTCGCGGGACAGACGGTGGCGGCGATCGCGCACCGGTGGGGCTTCGCCAGCCACGCGCACTTCAGCCGCACCTTCCGGGCGGTCTACGGTCTCTCCCCGGCGGAGTGGCGGCAGGCCGGCGCCCTGCAGGTCGCACCCCTCCAGGCAGCCGGCCTCCCCCAGCAGACCGACAGGTGA
- a CDS encoding MarR family transcriptional regulator: MSPATESATPGYLVWRLSMKWRVAVDRAVAPLGLTHAQYAVMASLYGMSRSGLRPSQRRLADHTGLEPLYVSKLARALETAGLVDRTRDPGDPRAMQLSLTEQGRDVTRRAIGVVQGLLDQLLEPLGGQDSPRTRQFTRELATLIDAPLDPYTENDEEQS; this comes from the coding sequence GTGAGTCCAGCAACTGAGAGCGCCACGCCGGGGTACCTGGTCTGGCGCCTGTCGATGAAATGGCGGGTGGCCGTCGACCGGGCGGTCGCACCACTGGGCCTGACCCACGCCCAGTACGCGGTGATGGCTTCCCTGTACGGCATGTCGCGCTCCGGGCTGCGGCCCAGCCAGCGCCGGCTCGCGGACCACACCGGCCTCGAACCGCTGTACGTCTCCAAGCTCGCCCGCGCCCTGGAGACCGCCGGACTCGTCGACCGGACCCGGGACCCGGGCGACCCTCGCGCCATGCAGCTGTCGCTGACCGAGCAGGGGCGCGACGTCACGCGCCGCGCGATCGGCGTGGTCCAGGGCCTGCTGGACCAGTTGCTGGAGCCGCTCGGGGGACAGGACAGCCCGCGCACGCGGCAGTTCACCCGCGAGCTGGCGACCTTGATCGACGCACCTCTTGATCCGTACACCGAGAACGACGAGGAGCAGTCATGA
- a CDS encoding cupin domain-containing protein, which yields MATPEQYKSGALYVRSTEGPVKWVAGDEYTIKVNSKETGGRLGFVVATVPSGNGPIAHLHEHNDEAFYVLEGELEFLDGENTFVASAGDFVFVPRGVRHRFKNISDREAKMAFFFTPGGPENFFLDFGDDPLPGHSPRLWTPEDFTPEMIAVNEAMGNVILPE from the coding sequence TTGGCAACCCCCGAGCAGTACAAGAGCGGTGCACTGTACGTCCGTTCCACCGAGGGACCCGTCAAGTGGGTGGCCGGTGACGAGTACACCATCAAGGTCAACAGCAAGGAGACCGGCGGCCGGCTCGGCTTCGTCGTCGCCACCGTGCCCTCGGGCAACGGACCGATAGCGCATCTCCACGAGCACAACGACGAGGCGTTCTACGTCCTCGAGGGCGAGCTGGAGTTCCTGGACGGCGAGAACACCTTCGTCGCCTCGGCGGGAGACTTCGTCTTCGTTCCGCGTGGTGTACGGCACCGGTTCAAGAACATCAGCGACCGCGAGGCCAAGATGGCCTTCTTCTTCACCCCGGGCGGCCCCGAGAACTTCTTCCTCGACTTCGGGGACGACCCGCTGCCCGGGCACTCGCCGCGCCTGTGGACCCCGGAGGATTTCACTCCGGAAATGATCGCGGTCAACGAGGCCATGGGGAACGTCATCCTCCCCGAATGA
- a CDS encoding hemerythrin domain-containing protein, producing MADTRDMYMAHTALRREFRLLPDLIRSVAPGDARRAEVIGAHAALVCRVLHTHHEGEDLLLWPKLAERAGVEAEALVPTMEQQHHAIDALHGEVTGLLGGWRSTGRGGEELADAFERLLTVLVRHMALEEKEILPLAAKHVTAAEWHQLGEHGMASTPKKDLPLVFGMAMYEGDPETIKAVLATAPLPVRLIVPVLGRRRYASHARQVHGTVRPARVGS from the coding sequence ATGGCCGATACGCGCGACATGTACATGGCCCACACTGCGCTGCGCCGGGAGTTCAGGCTGCTTCCCGACCTCATCCGGTCCGTCGCACCGGGCGACGCCCGGCGCGCGGAGGTCATCGGTGCCCACGCGGCGCTGGTGTGCCGGGTCCTGCACACGCACCACGAGGGCGAGGACCTGCTGCTGTGGCCCAAGCTGGCCGAGCGCGCCGGTGTGGAGGCGGAGGCACTCGTGCCGACGATGGAGCAGCAGCACCACGCCATCGACGCACTGCACGGCGAGGTGACCGGACTGCTCGGGGGATGGCGCTCCACCGGGCGGGGAGGCGAGGAGCTCGCGGACGCGTTCGAGCGGCTGTTGACCGTGCTCGTCCGGCACATGGCGCTGGAGGAGAAGGAGATCCTGCCGCTGGCCGCGAAGCACGTGACCGCGGCGGAATGGCACCAACTCGGCGAGCACGGGATGGCGAGCACGCCGAAGAAGGATCTGCCGCTCGTCTTCGGCATGGCGATGTACGAGGGCGACCCGGAGACCATCAAGGCGGTGCTGGCGACGGCCCCGCTGCCCGTCCGGCTGATCGTCCCCGTCCTGGGACGCCGCCGGTACGCGTCCCACGCCCGGCAGGTCCACGGAACGGTCAGGCCTGCGCGCGTCGGTTCCTGA
- a CDS encoding MarR family transcriptional regulator: MTTTTPAPTANGRVIALAHYAARALLEGVLARHGATFHQSVTLRVVVAAGGVIGRDELVGDVIGSLKTDESVVRGVIEELTAAMLLEEDPAEASRIRLTDAGRELYESTTTETAEISARLYAGIPAEDLAVAGRVLTLITERANAALAGA, encoded by the coding sequence ATGACCACCACCACACCCGCACCCACGGCCAACGGCCGGGTCATCGCCCTTGCGCACTATGCCGCGCGCGCCCTCCTGGAGGGCGTTCTGGCCCGCCACGGCGCCACGTTCCACCAGAGTGTGACGCTCCGGGTCGTCGTGGCCGCGGGCGGGGTCATCGGCCGGGACGAGCTCGTCGGTGACGTCATCGGCTCGCTCAAGACCGACGAGTCGGTCGTGCGCGGCGTGATCGAGGAGCTGACCGCCGCAATGCTGTTGGAGGAAGACCCGGCCGAGGCGTCCCGGATACGGCTCACGGACGCCGGACGGGAGTTGTACGAGAGCACCACCACGGAGACCGCCGAGATCTCCGCCCGGCTGTACGCCGGCATCCCGGCCGAGGACCTCGCTGTCGCGGGTCGCGTGCTGACCCTGATCACCGAGCGTGCGAACGCCGCGTTGGCCGGGGCTTGA
- a CDS encoding serine/threonine-protein phosphatase, translating into MPDIEQFEEEPDGGRPTRHLAVVGGVAWMLAVCAVCVVLPLYAHPSLACGLAPLVTAGVVAVVMARMKDRYRHGAARARAVSDTVRRTLLRPLPERVGALGLASVYRACGGRGQVGGDLYAVARKGGTTRLIIGDVCGKGLPTFEDVAAVLGAFREWAPRAATLAELSARLEESFLRHLAEVEGAVRDTDERFVTALLLEVRDGEGFARMVNHGHPPPVRARGGSVALVAGCPSPPLGLRALRECGAIEERFELAPGDTLLLYTDGLVEARDAAGHCYPLMDRATAWRWVRQGPAHHECLPEALGEILRDLVDHAGALPEDDLAMVALTRMEEPAAAALPRPAGEALGEDAGQLRQD; encoded by the coding sequence ATGCCGGACATCGAACAGTTCGAGGAGGAGCCCGACGGCGGGCGGCCGACACGGCACTTGGCCGTCGTGGGCGGCGTGGCGTGGATGCTCGCGGTGTGCGCGGTGTGCGTGGTCCTGCCGCTGTACGCCCATCCGAGTCTCGCGTGCGGACTCGCTCCGCTGGTCACCGCGGGGGTCGTGGCGGTGGTGATGGCCCGCATGAAGGACCGGTACCGCCACGGGGCGGCGCGGGCGCGCGCCGTGTCGGACACGGTGCGGCGGACCCTGCTGCGACCGCTCCCCGAGCGGGTCGGGGCGCTGGGGCTCGCCTCCGTCTACCGGGCCTGCGGCGGGCGGGGACAGGTCGGCGGGGACCTCTACGCCGTCGCGCGCAAAGGCGGGACGACCCGCCTGATCATCGGTGACGTGTGCGGCAAGGGCCTGCCCACGTTCGAGGACGTCGCGGCCGTGCTCGGGGCCTTCCGCGAATGGGCCCCGCGTGCGGCGACCCTGGCGGAGCTGTCGGCGCGGCTGGAGGAGAGCTTCCTGCGCCACCTGGCCGAAGTCGAGGGCGCCGTCCGCGACACGGACGAACGCTTCGTGACCGCGCTGCTGTTGGAGGTAAGAGACGGCGAGGGGTTCGCCCGCATGGTCAACCACGGCCATCCGCCGCCCGTACGGGCCCGCGGGGGGAGCGTCGCCCTTGTGGCGGGCTGCCCGTCACCCCCGCTGGGACTGCGTGCTCTGCGGGAATGCGGGGCCATCGAGGAACGCTTCGAACTGGCCCCCGGAGACACGCTGTTGCTCTACACCGACGGGCTCGTCGAGGCCCGCGACGCCGCGGGGCACTGCTACCCGCTGATGGACCGCGCGACGGCGTGGCGCTGGGTCCGGCAGGGCCCGGCCCACCACGAATGCCTGCCGGAAGCGCTCGGGGAGATCCTCCGGGACCTCGTCGACCACGCCGGTGCGCTCCCGGAGGACGATCTCGCGATGGTCGCGCTGACCCGGATGGAGGAGCCGGCCGCCGCCGCGCTGCCCCGGCCCGCCGGTGAGGCCCTTGGCGAGGACGCGGGGCAGCTGCGGCAGGACTGA
- a CDS encoding AAA family ATPase — protein sequence MQTSVYTADVGGGTRQGLVGRAGDVDRIEGLLGSVDSGGAVLLSGEPGVGKTALLGHLAQRALAVGARVLRAAGTRSESDVEYAALNQLLFPLWEEDPQALDGAHREALRVALGFGEGPAPERFLVSNAALVLLRSAATATPVLLVVDDLDAVDPASAAVLGFAARRLPGSRVRFLAAVRKGRRSPVEEGVRAGHEVLPLDESASRLLAGSSHPDLAGPVVECVVAVAQGNPLALVELPAALTGPQRAGLERPPAALPLTRRLREVFGPCVAELPAATRRLLLVSALEGTGDLAVVQTAAHRLGVGADLVDLEAAERDGLVRIEEFDHRVSFRHPLFRVAVIDASTSAERRAVHRELAEVLHDRPDQRAWHLGEACVEQDEHVAALLEGTAHQVLRRGDAMAAIRALTKAAHLSPGAADRGRRLATAAYIRADASGELTMASRLLDDARRFGSDDRASLYSAAVAVHRLLDGEGDIDTAHQVLLGAIENGDHPYRACDPALEEALYLLFMLCCLGGREELWAPLHRILDRLGPDAPRLLGVNVATQGDPARTALAALGDLEELIAGLSQETAPSRITRIGAASIAADRLSGVRDAISRVLPQGRRQIVTLPLLCTDAFLAGRWDDTTELADEGLRLCKEHAFEAVSWYFRYYKAVVAAARGEAGLAQEAADAMALWGTSRGAHHLVTLADHIRVLVAQAEGDFERAYRHAAAISPPGELAPYTPVALLVAGDVVEAAVRTQRPAEAAAHVTAVRQAGIAALSPRRAMLVDASAAMAAGADEEAIEHFERALSHPGLQQWPFDLARVTLAYGERLRKARSTTDARASLSAALATFEQLGARPWADRARRALQATGWMVKRADGPESVGLTPQEVEIAHLAASGLTNKQIAERLYLSPRTVGGHLGRVFPKLGITSRAALRDALTGLAKR from the coding sequence ATGCAAACCTCCGTGTACACCGCCGACGTCGGCGGTGGAACGCGCCAGGGGCTGGTCGGTCGCGCGGGGGACGTGGACCGGATCGAGGGTCTGCTCGGCTCGGTCGATTCCGGTGGCGCGGTGCTGCTGTCCGGCGAGCCCGGGGTGGGCAAGACGGCGCTGCTCGGCCATCTCGCCCAGAGAGCACTGGCAGTCGGCGCCAGGGTGCTGCGGGCGGCGGGCACGCGGTCCGAGAGCGACGTGGAGTACGCGGCACTCAACCAGCTGCTCTTCCCGCTGTGGGAGGAGGATCCCCAGGCCCTGGACGGGGCGCACCGCGAGGCACTGCGGGTGGCCCTGGGCTTCGGCGAGGGACCCGCGCCCGAGCGGTTCCTCGTCTCCAACGCGGCCCTGGTACTGCTCCGCAGCGCGGCCACCGCGACGCCGGTACTGCTGGTCGTCGACGACCTCGATGCGGTGGACCCGGCGAGCGCGGCCGTGCTGGGATTCGCCGCACGCCGGCTCCCGGGAAGCCGCGTCAGGTTCCTGGCGGCCGTCCGCAAGGGTCGTCGCAGCCCTGTCGAGGAGGGCGTGCGCGCCGGACACGAGGTCCTGCCGCTGGACGAGAGCGCGTCGCGGCTCCTGGCCGGCTCGTCCCATCCGGACCTCGCCGGGCCGGTCGTGGAGTGCGTCGTCGCCGTGGCGCAGGGCAACCCGCTGGCCCTGGTCGAGTTGCCGGCGGCCCTGACCGGGCCGCAGCGCGCCGGGCTGGAGCGGCCGCCCGCCGCGCTGCCGCTCACGCGGCGCCTGCGCGAGGTCTTCGGCCCGTGCGTGGCGGAGCTGCCCGCGGCGACACGTCGTCTGCTGCTGGTGTCCGCGCTGGAGGGGACGGGGGACCTGGCCGTCGTGCAGACCGCCGCGCACAGGCTCGGCGTCGGGGCCGACCTGGTGGACCTGGAGGCCGCCGAGCGCGACGGCCTCGTGCGGATCGAGGAGTTCGACCACCGCGTGAGCTTCCGGCACCCGCTGTTCCGTGTCGCGGTGATCGACGCGTCCACCTCCGCGGAGCGCCGTGCCGTGCACCGCGAACTCGCCGAAGTGCTGCACGACCGCCCCGACCAGCGCGCATGGCACCTGGGGGAGGCGTGCGTGGAACAGGACGAACACGTCGCCGCGTTGCTGGAGGGCACCGCCCACCAGGTCCTGCGGCGCGGCGACGCCATGGCCGCGATCCGGGCCCTCACCAAGGCCGCGCACCTGAGCCCCGGCGCGGCCGACCGCGGCCGCCGGCTGGCCACCGCCGCGTACATACGGGCGGACGCCTCCGGTGAGCTGACCATGGCGTCCCGCCTTCTTGACGACGCCCGGCGCTTTGGCTCCGACGACCGCGCGTCCCTCTACTCGGCGGCGGTCGCGGTCCACCGGCTGCTCGACGGCGAGGGGGACATCGACACGGCCCACCAGGTGCTCCTCGGCGCGATCGAGAACGGCGACCATCCCTACCGCGCCTGCGACCCGGCCCTCGAGGAGGCCCTCTACCTGTTGTTCATGCTGTGCTGCCTGGGCGGCCGCGAAGAGCTGTGGGCGCCCCTCCACCGGATCCTGGACCGGCTCGGGCCCGACGCGCCGCGCCTGCTGGGGGTGAACGTCGCCACCCAGGGCGATCCCGCACGCACCGCCCTGGCGGCACTGGGGGACCTGGAGGAACTCATCGCGGGCCTTTCCCAGGAGACGGCCCCGTCGAGGATCACGCGGATCGGCGCCGCGAGCATCGCCGCCGACCGGCTCTCCGGAGTGCGTGACGCCATATCACGCGTCCTGCCCCAGGGCCGCCGGCAGATCGTCACCCTGCCGCTCCTGTGCACGGACGCGTTCCTCGCGGGCCGGTGGGACGACACGACGGAGCTTGCCGACGAGGGACTGCGCCTGTGCAAGGAGCACGCCTTCGAGGCGGTCTCCTGGTACTTCCGCTACTACAAGGCGGTCGTCGCCGCGGCCCGCGGCGAAGCGGGCCTCGCGCAGGAGGCGGCCGACGCGATGGCCCTGTGGGGGACGTCCCGTGGCGCGCACCATCTGGTGACCCTGGCGGACCACATCCGGGTGCTCGTCGCGCAGGCGGAGGGCGATTTCGAGCGTGCCTACCGGCACGCGGCGGCCATCAGCCCGCCCGGTGAACTGGCCCCGTACACCCCGGTGGCGCTGCTGGTGGCCGGGGACGTGGTGGAGGCGGCCGTGCGCACCCAGCGGCCGGCGGAGGCGGCCGCCCACGTGACCGCCGTCCGGCAGGCCGGGATCGCGGCGCTCTCCCCGCGCAGGGCCATGCTCGTCGACGCTTCGGCGGCGATGGCTGCCGGCGCGGACGAGGAGGCGATCGAGCACTTCGAGCGGGCCCTGTCGCACCCCGGCCTCCAGCAGTGGCCCTTCGACCTGGCACGCGTGACCCTGGCCTACGGCGAACGCCTGCGCAAGGCGCGGTCGACCACCGACGCCAGGGCGTCACTGAGCGCGGCTCTGGCGACCTTCGAGCAACTCGGCGCACGGCCGTGGGCGGACCGGGCGAGGCGCGCGCTGCAGGCGACCGGATGGATGGTCAAGCGGGCCGACGGGCCGGAGTCCGTCGGCCTCACCCCGCAGGAGGTCGAGATCGCCCATCTCGCGGCTTCCGGCCTGACCAACAAGCAGATCGCCGAGCGGCTCTACCTGTCCCCCCGCACCGTGGGGGGCCATCTGGGCCGGGTCTTCCCCAAGCTCGGCATCACCTCCCGTGCGGCGCTCCGCGACGCCCTGACGGGCCTTGCCAAGCGCTAG
- a CDS encoding FAD-dependent monooxygenase, protein MLFDTACVLGGSVAGLLAARVLADHARTVVIVERDETNTQGHPRAGVPHDRQVHGLQAGGLVQLERWLPGFTREARELGGVLLGPRRMTMYVDGREQLRTGDTEFLFCTRPFLESRIRSRVLALPNVETVAAQATGLEYDDSGAVDAVRYVVDGVAGVLPVDFVVDAMGRATKSSDWVEQAGFDRPRLQRMQTGAHYATALFERTGPHTEEPSFTGARFTLPPGPGGLAVALAKPVEDDQWLVGLTTYAEGRPPRSIEEFRALCGKLPYPFGEVTSGAVTRDVLTFHQSDSRRRDFTGLSRYPAGLVGVGDAVASLNATYAQGMMSAALHASCLSEYLGGGIEPGEPATEFFALQEVAVDAMWAVSAGSDAALRDAIEGAEVPEEVQRQRWAMAQLAQASLTDVTIAEASTAVFYGLAHPMSLADPALLERAIAVNVRESANS, encoded by the coding sequence ATGCTGTTCGACACAGCGTGTGTGTTGGGTGGCAGTGTCGCCGGCCTTCTGGCGGCCCGGGTCCTCGCGGACCACGCCCGGACCGTTGTGATCGTCGAGCGGGACGAGACGAATACGCAGGGACACCCCCGTGCGGGCGTTCCCCACGATCGTCAGGTGCACGGGTTGCAGGCCGGCGGGCTCGTACAACTGGAGCGGTGGCTGCCGGGATTCACGCGGGAGGCGCGGGAACTGGGCGGCGTCCTGCTCGGGCCCCGGCGTATGACCATGTACGTCGACGGCAGGGAGCAACTCCGCACCGGAGACACCGAGTTCCTTTTCTGCACCCGCCCCTTCCTCGAGTCGCGCATCCGTAGCCGGGTCCTGGCCCTGCCCAACGTGGAGACCGTGGCGGCACAGGCGACGGGCCTGGAGTACGACGACAGCGGTGCGGTGGACGCCGTGCGGTACGTCGTCGACGGTGTCGCCGGCGTGCTGCCCGTCGACTTCGTGGTGGACGCGATGGGGCGCGCCACCAAGTCCTCGGACTGGGTCGAGCAGGCGGGCTTCGACAGGCCCCGGCTGCAGCGCATGCAGACCGGGGCCCACTACGCGACGGCGCTCTTCGAGCGGACCGGCCCGCACACGGAGGAGCCGTCCTTCACGGGCGCCCGGTTCACGCTGCCGCCCGGGCCGGGCGGCCTGGCCGTGGCCCTGGCCAAGCCCGTCGAGGACGACCAGTGGCTCGTGGGGCTCACCACCTACGCGGAGGGCCGGCCTCCCCGGTCGATCGAGGAGTTCCGCGCGCTGTGCGGGAAGCTGCCGTATCCCTTCGGGGAGGTGACCAGCGGCGCCGTCACCCGGGACGTCCTGACCTTCCACCAGTCGGACAGCCGGCGCCGTGATTTCACGGGGCTGTCGCGCTACCCCGCCGGCCTGGTCGGCGTCGGCGACGCGGTGGCCTCCCTGAACGCCACCTATGCGCAGGGCATGATGTCCGCCGCCCTCCACGCCTCCTGCCTGTCCGAATACCTGGGCGGTGGCATCGAACCCGGCGAACCGGCCACCGAGTTCTTCGCCCTGCAGGAAGTGGCCGTCGACGCCATGTGGGCCGTCTCGGCCGGCTCGGACGCCGCCCTCCGCGACGCGATCGAGGGGGCCGAGGTGCCCGAGGAGGTGCAGCGCCAGCGCTGGGCCATGGCTCAGCTCGCACAGGCCTCGCTCACGGACGTGACGATCGCCGAAGCGAGCACGGCGGTCTTCTACGGCCTGGCCCATCCGATGTCGCTCGCCGACCCCGCCCTCCTCGAGCGGGCCATCGCCGTGAACGTCCGGGAGTCCGCGAACTCCTGA
- a CDS encoding polysaccharide deacetylase family protein: protein MDETTGSAAVTPAQSSSELLGYPPDARLLIVNCDDFGMYPAINAAVIESLEEGIASSCSLMVPCPAAPQAMQLLGRRPHIPFGIHLTLVCDLPGLPWEPLTAKERIPSLLDPTGALFAPTAAGRTALLGQARLDEVALEFRAQIDAVADAGLTPTHLDFHCLADGGREDILDLTVALAAEYGLAVRVWLEPRRSTMRQRGLPVPDHDFLDSFSLDIEGKATRYADMLRALPAGLSEWAVHPGLGDERSQAVDGGWLVRRTDYAFLTSPQARAVLRQEGIRVIDYRSVQRAWCTDPAR from the coding sequence ATGGACGAAACCACCGGGTCCGCAGCCGTCACGCCGGCACAGTCGTCGAGCGAGTTGCTGGGGTATCCGCCCGATGCCCGGCTCCTGATCGTCAACTGCGATGACTTCGGGATGTACCCGGCGATCAACGCCGCCGTGATCGAGTCGCTCGAAGAAGGCATCGCCAGTTCGTGCAGCCTGATGGTCCCGTGTCCCGCGGCGCCGCAGGCCATGCAACTGCTCGGCCGACGCCCCCACATCCCGTTCGGCATCCACCTCACCCTGGTGTGCGACCTCCCCGGCCTCCCATGGGAGCCACTGACCGCCAAGGAACGGATCCCCTCACTGCTGGACCCCACGGGCGCGCTGTTCGCGCCGACGGCCGCCGGACGGACGGCGTTGCTCGGCCAGGCTCGGCTCGATGAGGTGGCGCTCGAGTTCCGCGCCCAGATCGATGCCGTCGCCGACGCCGGGCTCACGCCGACCCACCTGGACTTCCATTGCCTCGCCGATGGCGGCCGCGAGGACATCCTCGACCTGACCGTGGCGCTGGCTGCCGAGTACGGACTCGCGGTCCGGGTGTGGCTCGAACCCAGGCGCAGCACGATGCGGCAACGCGGACTGCCGGTCCCTGACCACGACTTCCTCGACAGCTTCTCCCTCGACATCGAGGGAAAGGCGACCCGGTACGCCGACATGCTGCGTGCCCTGCCCGCCGGGCTCAGCGAATGGGCCGTGCATCCCGGTCTGGGCGATGAGCGGTCGCAGGCCGTCGACGGTGGCTGGCTCGTACGCCGCACGGACTACGCGTTCCTCACCTCGCCGCAGGCCCGTGCTGTTCTGCGTCAGGAGGGCATCCGCGTGATCGACTACCGATCGGTCCAGCGGGCCTGGTGCACGGACCCCGCGCGGTGA